From a region of the Actinomycetota bacterium genome:
- a CDS encoding Lrp/AsnC ligand binding domain-containing protein, whose amino-acid sequence MAANAYVLINATPQKIADVLTNIKKSPAVKRANAVTGPYDIIAYIEAEDINEIGKTVVFQIQGVQGVTKTLTCMVVEV is encoded by the coding sequence ATGGCTGCTAATGCATATGTACTTATCAATGCAACTCCTCAGAAGATTGCTGATGTATTAACAAATATAAAAAAATCCCCTGCAGTTAAGAGAGCTAATGCTGTAACTGGACCATACGATATTATTGCTTACATTGAAGCAGAGGATATAAATGAAATTGGAAAGACAGTTGTTTTCCAGATTCAGGGAGTTCAGGGAGTTACAAAAACTCTAACATGTATGGTCGTTGAAGTGTAA